The following proteins are co-located in the Macadamia integrifolia cultivar HAES 741 chromosome 3, SCU_Mint_v3, whole genome shotgun sequence genome:
- the LOC122072703 gene encoding uncharacterized protein LOC122072703 isoform X3, producing the protein MAASMRSFFYAILILNLVGKGLCQCSLKSLTVSQDKTGKMVGGEAEYEVTVTNTCYCTQTSVTLSCPGFSAVKSIDTSVLTVNGNTCTLTQPLYGSKSVSFKYASGTPFTFTLASSQIACS; encoded by the exons ATGGCAGCTTCAATGAGATCCTTCTTCTATGCAATTCTCATCCTCAATCTCGTTGGGAAGG GTTTGTGCCAATGCAGCTTGAAAAGCCTCACAGTTTCACAAGATAAAACTGGGAAGATGGTAGGAGGGGAAGCTGAGTATGAGGTGACAGTGACTAACACCTGCTATTGCACCCAAACTAGTGTGACATTGAGCTGTCCAGGATTTTCTGCAGTGAAGAGTATCGACACTTCAGTCTTAACAGTGAATGGGAATACATGCACACTTACACAGCCCTTGTATGGTTCCAAATCAGTTAGTTTCAAATATGCATCGGGCACTCCCTTTACCTTTACTCTGGCCAGCTCCCAGATTGCCTGCTCTTGA